Proteins from one Pirellulales bacterium genomic window:
- a CDS encoding FliG C-terminal domain-containing protein, whose amino-acid sequence MTGPDVRKAVVLLESLPDAAIDSLQAYLTPVDWQALQAARRVIELAPDERSAVIADFVLALAERSDVRKNRLQILEQADAAHLAAVLEVEHAQLIALVLTRLTPAHAGGLLALLATDLQASVVRRIATTESAHEQVLDDVLAVIAERLRALPAAHFATIDGVAALGDILQSLDRAAEQQLINCLAQDEPDLAEAVACHTFAIADVLEWSQTSAQILLANLETAPLAVALKQVTSETRQKILGLLPAQFAERLRHAVAHLGPVPPKIIEQSRASIARTLGQLQTAGKLRRESLPTTNRLVA is encoded by the coding sequence GTGACGGGACCGGACGTTCGTAAAGCCGTCGTGCTGTTAGAAAGCCTCCCTGACGCGGCAATCGATTCTCTGCAGGCGTATCTCACGCCCGTCGACTGGCAAGCTTTGCAAGCAGCACGCCGTGTCATCGAGCTTGCACCTGACGAGCGGTCCGCAGTGATCGCCGATTTCGTGCTGGCGCTCGCCGAGCGATCCGATGTCCGCAAAAACCGGTTGCAGATCCTAGAGCAAGCGGATGCGGCCCATCTGGCTGCGGTACTCGAGGTCGAACATGCGCAATTAATCGCGCTCGTGTTGACGCGTCTCACCCCCGCACATGCCGGCGGCCTACTCGCGCTTTTGGCCACGGATTTGCAAGCTTCGGTTGTGCGTCGCATCGCCACGACTGAAAGCGCCCACGAACAGGTATTAGACGACGTGCTGGCTGTAATCGCCGAGCGTTTGCGAGCGCTCCCGGCTGCCCATTTCGCCACGATCGACGGCGTCGCGGCGTTGGGGGACATTCTCCAATCGCTCGATCGCGCTGCCGAACAACAGCTCATAAACTGCTTGGCCCAGGACGAACCCGATCTAGCCGAAGCGGTCGCCTGCCACACGTTCGCAATCGCGGACGTATTGGAATGGTCGCAAACAAGCGCACAAATTCTGCTGGCGAACTTAGAAACGGCCCCTTTGGCGGTCGCTCTCAAGCAGGTAACGTCCGAAACGCGGCAAAAAATTCTCGGGCTATTACCGGCCCAATTTGCCGAGCGGCTACGACATGCCGTGGCGCATCTGGGGCCTGTGCCGCCGAAGATCATCGAGCAATCACGCGCTTCGATCGCGCGCACGCTGGGACAATTGCAAACCGCCGGCAAGCTCCGCAGAGAATCGCTGCCGACGACGAATCGGCTGGTCGCCTGA
- a CDS encoding DUF1080 domain-containing protein gives MKLSHSLVSTLGVLMLTVPASAGDWKPIFNGKDLGGWQAIDGPASSWKVENGLLFCSGQGSGWLSTDKEYDNFEIELEFRVPDGGNSGVFLRAPHLGNPAFEGMEIQVLDDYAKEYAELKPTQYCGSLYDVTPATPRVTKKAGEWQKMHILCNGKHVKVTLNGTQVVDADLAAHPDKEPTHPGLKRATGHIGLQNHGSRLDYRNIRVREL, from the coding sequence ATGAAACTTTCGCATTCGCTCGTTTCAACCCTCGGTGTTCTGATGCTTACCGTTCCCGCATCGGCCGGCGACTGGAAGCCGATCTTCAACGGCAAGGACCTCGGCGGCTGGCAAGCTATCGACGGTCCTGCCAGCAGTTGGAAGGTCGAGAATGGCTTGCTCTTCTGCTCGGGACAGGGATCGGGCTGGCTGTCGACAGACAAGGAATACGACAATTTCGAGATCGAACTCGAATTCCGTGTCCCGGATGGCGGCAACAGTGGCGTCTTCCTCCGCGCTCCACACCTGGGAAACCCGGCATTCGAAGGCATGGAGATCCAGGTTCTGGACGACTACGCCAAGGAATACGCCGAATTGAAGCCGACGCAATATTGCGGCAGCTTGTACGATGTGACGCCGGCCACGCCGCGCGTCACGAAGAAGGCCGGCGAGTGGCAGAAGATGCACATTCTCTGCAACGGTAAACACGTGAAGGTTACGCTCAACGGCACGCAGGTGGTCGATGCCGACCTCGCAGCACACCCCGACAAAGAGCCAACCCATCCGGGCTTGAAACGTGCCACCGGGCATATCGGCCTGCAGAATCACGGGTCGCGGTTGGATTACCGCAATATTCGCGTTCGTGAGCTGTAA
- a CDS encoding energy-coupling factor ABC transporter permease, translated as MHLPDGFLNATTCASTGLVAAGAIVWAARQVRAEVGDRLVPLMGVMSACLFSAQMVNFPIAWGTSGHLLGGVLAAIVLGPWAGLLAIAVVLIVQCLLFYDGGLTALGANIVNMGLAGALGGYSVYALVRRVVRTPEGDVVGAVIASWFSVQLAAALCSVELWWSGTYPLGAVLPAMLIIHSVIGVGEALITGTVVAFLLRVRPDMLYTLRTSEHRQESAWQIVVAGATVAMLVAFCLSPLASAAPDGLERVAEELGPMATATTPALVPLPDYQVTALGGLWIATSLAGVIGAAVVFALAWGLSRGMRTLHAASYYGEGSGRESS; from the coding sequence ATGCATCTGCCCGACGGCTTTCTCAATGCCACGACCTGCGCCAGTACCGGGTTAGTCGCGGCCGGGGCGATCGTTTGGGCCGCGCGCCAAGTACGTGCCGAGGTCGGAGACCGATTGGTACCGCTGATGGGCGTAATGAGCGCCTGTCTTTTCTCGGCACAAATGGTCAATTTTCCGATCGCTTGGGGTACTTCGGGCCATTTGCTGGGAGGAGTTCTAGCGGCCATTGTGCTAGGACCTTGGGCCGGCCTGTTGGCGATCGCGGTGGTGCTGATCGTGCAGTGCCTGTTGTTTTACGACGGCGGACTGACGGCGCTGGGCGCGAATATCGTCAACATGGGACTAGCCGGCGCGCTGGGAGGTTACTCGGTATATGCACTTGTCCGTCGCGTGGTGCGGACGCCCGAGGGGGACGTCGTGGGGGCGGTAATCGCAAGTTGGTTTTCGGTACAATTGGCCGCCGCATTGTGCTCAGTTGAACTGTGGTGGTCAGGCACCTATCCGCTTGGCGCCGTGTTGCCAGCCATGCTGATCATTCACAGCGTGATCGGCGTGGGCGAAGCCCTTATTACCGGAACAGTCGTGGCGTTTTTATTGCGCGTGCGTCCTGACATGCTTTACACGCTTCGAACGAGCGAGCATCGCCAGGAAAGTGCGTGGCAAATCGTCGTTGCCGGCGCGACAGTGGCGATGCTCGTGGCGTTTTGCCTGTCCCCGTTGGCCTCGGCCGCACCGGACGGCCTGGAACGCGTGGCCGAAGAGTTGGGGCCAATGGCCACGGCGACCACTCCTGCGCTTGTGCCACTTCCGGACTATCAGGTCACGGCGCTCGGCGGACTATGGATTGCGACATCGTTGGCCGGTGTGATCGGCGCCGCCGTCGTATTCGCTCTGGCTTGGGGCCTGTCACGAGGCATGCGAACCTTGCACGCGGCTTCGTATTATGGCGAGGGCTCGGGACGCGAGTCCTCATAA
- a CDS encoding VanZ family protein, which produces MPEPASRGPFLRRAATGLLALYWLTLVLATHWPFKVPPQQQPLFSKDKLLHFSAYAGLAFLFVTVAQIRRSTIPGLRRRPLPIAALWLLAVTAGFLDEITQPLTARDFEWWDWVADILGATAGIFFGIVAGRRFWPVAEAYEDSRPEPSP; this is translated from the coding sequence GTGCCGGAACCAGCCAGCCGCGGCCCCTTTCTCAGACGAGCCGCGACGGGCCTACTGGCCCTTTATTGGCTTACGCTCGTGTTGGCCACGCATTGGCCCTTCAAAGTACCGCCCCAGCAGCAACCTCTCTTCTCCAAGGACAAGCTGCTGCATTTTTCGGCCTATGCCGGACTGGCATTTTTGTTCGTGACTGTGGCGCAAATCCGCCGGTCCACGATCCCCGGTTTACGCCGGCGACCGCTCCCCATCGCGGCACTATGGCTACTCGCCGTAACGGCCGGATTCCTGGACGAAATTACGCAGCCATTGACCGCCCGCGACTTCGAATGGTGGGACTGGGTGGCCGATATTTTGGGAGCAACGGCCGGCATATTCTTCGGCATCGTGGCCGGCCGCCGTTTTTGGCCGGTTGCCGAGGCTTATGAGGACTCGCGTCCCGAGCCCTCGCCATAA
- a CDS encoding PEP-CTERM sorting domain-containing protein yields MKLSDHIKTFYVVAITLATTLLPTAAALATPISTDGFAIKVSPNIDSMGGLSQSLLNSLTLVAEDRPTISITNDSTGADITGFSITMGNSTFAFGSVIIGSQASTALATSFLPTNAPGTHANSPTASLTFSGFSPNQIYDFRLDLDRVADHGASLVDYKQAFASGSDPSQWATVNVTFSDGQTLSEKLTPSDIQGAAQNPTYSYFYCLRSIPAAGEIVVQSSVPTPEPSTWLLAAMGGVGLLFAAVRRRRQARSAS; encoded by the coding sequence ATGAAATTAAGCGATCATATAAAAACCTTCTACGTCGTAGCGATTACCCTCGCCACGACGCTCTTGCCGACCGCAGCGGCGCTGGCAACGCCTATTTCGACCGACGGCTTCGCGATCAAAGTCTCGCCGAATATCGACTCGATGGGCGGATTGTCGCAATCGCTGCTCAACTCGTTGACGCTCGTGGCCGAAGATCGGCCCACGATTTCGATCACCAACGACTCGACCGGCGCGGACATCACAGGCTTTTCGATCACGATGGGCAACAGCACTTTCGCGTTCGGTTCGGTAATCATTGGTTCCCAAGCTTCGACGGCCCTGGCTACCAGCTTCTTGCCGACGAATGCTCCGGGCACGCATGCGAACAGCCCCACGGCGTCGTTGACGTTCAGCGGCTTCTCGCCGAATCAGATCTACGACTTCCGATTGGATCTCGATCGCGTGGCCGATCATGGAGCCAGCCTCGTCGATTACAAGCAAGCTTTCGCCAGCGGATCGGATCCTTCGCAGTGGGCCACGGTCAACGTGACGTTCTCGGACGGTCAGACGCTGAGCGAAAAACTGACGCCGTCGGATATTCAGGGAGCGGCGCAGAATCCGACCTATTCGTACTTCTATTGCTTGCGCAGCATTCCGGCCGCCGGCGAGATCGTGGTGCAAAGCTCGGTACCGACGCCCGAACCTTCTACCTGGTTGCTAGCAGCAATGGGGGGCGTGGGACTCTTGTTCGCGGCAGTACGTCGTCGCCGACAGGCACGCAGCGCCAGCTAA
- a CDS encoding Lpg1974 family pore-forming outer membrane protein, whose translation MKGSRRVLLTLAMSVVVPVALNAWSIAAPPKSAPRDNESQGDAESSTADEPILLTPRSVASGPTSTASKSAKTSAGSVANRSETSLPRTAPRSSVSTTRTPASSVANRSGGTKVVKAAAFDEPTVAEPRDARPIESKPRNGSISSKSINSRPAPIEEQSYDQSYDQGYEMAPVQGPNPGYHPARVPRYGAGWLLASMEPAGRQGAMAPAPEMMDDSEPYMPYGDSDGFEEAYEQNDSFGTYAMPGRRYALLAGGEGLLLRPHYSQATAMTETTTTPSGSTTIFNENLINFNPGYQGAFRTYLGIRNCACGDEIRFTFMNFNSTESLKGTATSNMSVCDFLCNTTPNPGDSVSTQFGLAASIFDIDCIRPFFNVPPCNNPCGPQCHPWDLRWFAGLRFAYINQNISSLVSDSAAAGGIFAQAGAANKFTGFGPRIGLQGRKYFGQSGRFSVYTRGAGSLLVGNVYQDVTNSTPAGELPTMTNLVSRNSRIIPVAELELGATWWMLPRFAVSGGWMLMSFWDLGMQATGNIGATPNLDDSNILGFDGFFLRGELVF comes from the coding sequence ATGAAGGGTTCGAGACGCGTTCTGCTTACGCTAGCGATGTCGGTCGTCGTGCCGGTCGCTCTGAACGCTTGGTCGATCGCCGCTCCGCCGAAGTCGGCGCCGCGCGACAACGAATCCCAAGGCGACGCCGAGTCCTCAACTGCCGACGAGCCGATCCTGCTCACGCCACGTTCGGTGGCGTCGGGTCCCACGAGCACGGCGTCGAAGAGTGCTAAGACTTCCGCGGGTAGCGTTGCCAACCGCTCGGAAACATCGCTACCACGGACGGCACCTCGATCGTCCGTCTCGACGACGCGCACGCCTGCTAGTTCGGTTGCCAACCGCAGTGGCGGAACGAAGGTCGTGAAGGCGGCCGCCTTCGACGAGCCCACGGTTGCCGAGCCCAGGGACGCCCGACCAATCGAGTCGAAGCCGCGCAATGGTTCAATCAGCAGTAAGAGCATCAATTCACGGCCTGCGCCGATCGAAGAGCAATCTTACGATCAATCGTATGACCAGGGCTACGAAATGGCTCCGGTCCAAGGTCCTAACCCGGGATACCATCCCGCGCGTGTGCCTCGCTATGGGGCGGGCTGGCTTTTGGCGAGCATGGAGCCCGCTGGGCGCCAAGGGGCGATGGCACCAGCGCCTGAGATGATGGACGACTCGGAACCGTATATGCCCTACGGTGACTCGGACGGTTTCGAAGAGGCCTACGAGCAGAACGACTCGTTCGGCACCTATGCAATGCCTGGTCGTAGATACGCACTGTTGGCTGGCGGCGAAGGGTTGCTACTGCGTCCGCATTACAGCCAGGCCACGGCCATGACCGAAACCACCACGACTCCGTCCGGCAGCACGACGATCTTCAACGAGAACCTGATCAACTTCAATCCCGGATACCAGGGCGCATTTCGCACTTACTTGGGGATTCGCAATTGCGCCTGCGGCGACGAAATTCGCTTTACGTTCATGAACTTCAATTCGACCGAAAGCCTGAAAGGCACGGCCACGTCGAACATGAGCGTCTGCGATTTCCTTTGCAACACCACGCCCAATCCGGGCGACAGCGTCAGCACACAATTCGGGCTGGCCGCGAGCATCTTTGACATCGATTGCATCCGGCCATTTTTCAATGTGCCGCCGTGCAATAACCCCTGCGGTCCGCAATGCCATCCTTGGGACCTGCGCTGGTTCGCCGGTTTGCGATTCGCTTATATCAATCAGAACATCAGCTCGTTAGTGAGCGATTCCGCCGCCGCCGGAGGCATCTTTGCTCAGGCCGGCGCCGCCAATAAATTCACCGGCTTTGGTCCGCGCATCGGTCTGCAAGGGCGTAAGTACTTCGGCCAGAGCGGCCGTTTTTCGGTCTACACCCGCGGTGCCGGCTCATTGCTGGTCGGCAACGTCTATCAGGATGTGACGAACTCGACACCGGCCGGCGAACTGCCAACGATGACGAACCTGGTGTCACGCAACTCGCGCATCATTCCCGTGGCCGAACTCGAGTTGGGAGCCACCTGGTGGATGCTGCCCCGCTTTGCCGTCTCGGGCGGCTGGATGCTGATGAGCTTCTGGGACCTGGGCATGCAGGCCACGGGCAATATCGGCGCTACGCCGAACCTGGATGACTCGAACATCCTGGGCTTTGACGGATTCTTCCTGCGCGGCGAGTTGGTGTTTTAA